From the Candidatus Hydrogenedentota bacterium genome, one window contains:
- a CDS encoding glycosyltransferase family 39 protein, which yields MMDGQREQVESQTGGAWCVRDLTARQAGVLLTLITLLAAVLRVPEIDASLWADELWTRFCAVHGLRWSMHRWGVSLNPGYMYMPVLCAQYLGFSEGVLRLPSVIAGVLAVPALYALVRGAHSRLAGVLAAWLLSLNAFHAGFSVEARMYAPVMLGAILAVWLLYRALAQPDLLGWALFVLAAFWVAPQHLLVLPFLGVLVFAACCQRACSRAHASWRTRLQSVIAPALSGILGISGTVALMAYVGATPLAFLKGYENTAVDMTLAAPGHYYRLTPLQYARFLSEYLAVKPWPVLAVLWLCAAAGCAGLWRRARPLAWFAGAALLLLPLPMMVVRTTHFWVARHLCFLLPLMLALVALGIVHIAGGLGPALRRLPWRLEQLARVAPEDWDALVRRAAIGGLLVLFTLPAAAALRRELDARPVEDSKGFSKYLSTGLAPTDILCFSDMTSRFWAEMVLDYSAGLERPAIRATRESVLGQPSREEFERFLTGNPLATLCFVQYGGAFRLHTDLLTSLGAARREFRRADVWRLGAPTVNLIPSGGAEPGPGTEALRHLVVQGQPAYEGKRCFRLTADAMKGAAMEFGAGPFTYRLRNSSFEATPENGLIGWAPAGGKVEVVAGAAVGSRAAALLPAVTDVILEQPIKLGLAPGRTAYVVADARADTPALLFLELCYDIPGGQQSVQAAHPGTGVWSRLQLEAPVPADAYPDSFRVRLRRAGGVPGAAMVDSVAVAVPAPIGTLDPAFPYTLSLMVRYADLTPEQGIGADQAAATLSFAWSDMEHQSSGSLRLDKWAGESDWKHLVFQLQPGANIPRAVSHARVYLQFPAKAMPEAVIYVDNVQLEPGTAPTPFVNGRRLPHDEALAGLRDAQAE from the coding sequence GTGATGGACGGTCAGCGGGAGCAGGTTGAATCGCAGACGGGCGGGGCATGGTGCGTACGGGACCTTACGGCGCGGCAGGCCGGGGTGCTGTTGACCCTGATTACGCTTCTTGCGGCCGTGCTGCGAGTGCCGGAGATCGACGCAAGTCTGTGGGCCGATGAACTCTGGACGCGGTTCTGCGCGGTGCACGGGCTGCGCTGGAGCATGCACCGGTGGGGCGTCTCTTTGAATCCCGGCTATATGTACATGCCGGTCTTGTGCGCGCAGTATCTCGGATTCAGCGAGGGCGTGCTGCGGCTGCCCAGCGTGATCGCCGGCGTACTGGCGGTGCCGGCGCTGTACGCGCTGGTGCGCGGGGCGCACAGCCGGCTTGCGGGCGTGCTCGCGGCCTGGCTGCTATCCCTCAACGCCTTTCACGCCGGCTTCAGCGTGGAAGCGCGCATGTACGCGCCGGTCATGCTGGGCGCAATCCTGGCGGTCTGGCTGCTGTACCGCGCGCTGGCGCAGCCCGACCTGCTCGGCTGGGCATTATTCGTCCTGGCCGCGTTCTGGGTCGCGCCGCAGCACTTGCTCGTGCTGCCTTTTCTGGGTGTCCTTGTGTTCGCCGCCTGTTGTCAGCGGGCATGCTCCCGGGCGCACGCGTCCTGGAGAACACGGCTGCAATCGGTTATTGCGCCCGCGCTCTCCGGCATACTCGGCATATCGGGCACGGTTGCGCTCATGGCTTACGTGGGCGCAACGCCGCTGGCCTTCCTGAAGGGCTACGAAAACACGGCCGTGGATATGACGCTGGCCGCGCCGGGCCACTATTACCGCCTGACGCCGCTCCAGTACGCCAGGTTCTTGAGCGAGTATCTCGCCGTGAAGCCTTGGCCGGTGTTGGCGGTGTTGTGGTTGTGCGCGGCTGCCGGATGTGCAGGCCTCTGGCGCCGGGCAAGGCCGCTCGCTTGGTTTGCCGGGGCCGCGCTGCTCCTCCTGCCGCTGCCGATGATGGTCGTGCGCACCACGCATTTCTGGGTGGCGCGCCACCTGTGCTTCCTGCTTCCGTTGATGCTCGCGCTGGTTGCGCTGGGCATCGTCCACATTGCCGGCGGTCTGGGCCCGGCGCTGCGCCGTCTGCCGTGGCGGCTGGAGCAACTGGCGCGCGTTGCGCCGGAGGACTGGGACGCGCTCGTGCGGCGCGCGGCGATCGGTGGCCTCCTGGTGCTGTTTACCTTGCCCGCGGCGGCGGCGTTGCGGCGCGAGTTGGATGCGCGGCCCGTCGAGGACTCGAAGGGCTTCTCGAAGTACCTGAGCACCGGCCTCGCCCCTACGGACATCCTTTGCTTCTCCGACATGACGTCGCGTTTCTGGGCCGAGATGGTCCTGGACTATTCCGCCGGTCTGGAGCGGCCCGCCATCCGCGCCACGCGCGAATCCGTCCTGGGGCAGCCCTCGCGCGAAGAATTTGAGCGTTTCCTGACCGGCAACCCGCTTGCCACGCTGTGTTTCGTTCAGTACGGCGGCGCGTTCCGGCTGCATACCGACCTCTTGACGTCGCTGGGCGCGGCCCGGCGCGAGTTCCGGCGCGCCGACGTGTGGCGGCTGGGCGCGCCGACGGTCAACCTGATTCCCAGCGGCGGCGCGGAACCCGGCCCCGGCACGGAGGCGCTGCGGCATCTCGTGGTGCAGGGGCAACCGGCTTACGAGGGCAAACGTTGTTTCAGGCTGACGGCCGATGCCATGAAAGGCGCCGCCATGGAGTTCGGCGCGGGACCTTTCACGTACCGGCTTCGGAATTCAAGCTTCGAAGCAACGCCGGAGAACGGGTTGATCGGCTGGGCGCCCGCCGGCGGCAAGGTCGAGGTAGTCGCGGGCGCCGCGGTGGGGTCTCGCGCCGCCGCGCTGCTGCCGGCCGTGACCGATGTGATTCTCGAACAGCCAATCAAGCTGGGGCTCGCACCGGGCCGCACCGCGTACGTAGTCGCGGATGCCCGGGCCGACACGCCCGCCTTGCTCTTCCTTGAATTGTGCTACGACATCCCCGGCGGCCAACAGTCCGTCCAGGCCGCGCATCCGGGAACCGGGGTCTGGTCCAGGCTGCAGCTGGAGGCGCCCGTGCCCGCCGATGCCTACCCGGACTCGTTCCGGGTACGGTTGCGGCGCGCGGGCGGTGTGCCCGGCGCGGCGATGGTCGATAGCGTGGCGGTGGCCGTGCCCGCGCCCATCGGCACGCTGGACCCGGCGTTCCCGTACACGCTTTCGCTGATGGTCCGCTATGCAGACCTGACCCCCGAACAGGGCATAGGCGCCGACCAGGCTGCGGCCACCTTGTCCTTTGCCTGGTCTGATATGGAGCACCAGTCTTCCGGCAGTCTGCGGCTGGACAAGTGGGCGGGCGAATCGGATTGGAAACACCTTGTGTTTCAGCTGCAGCCCGGCGCGAATATCCCCCGCGCCGTAAGTCACGCGAGGGTCTATCTCCAGTTTCCCGCAAAGGCCATGCCCGAGGCCGTAATCTACGTGGACAA